GCGCGCAGCGGGGCGATGGCCGGGGTGGCGAGCGGGAATGCCGGGGCCAGCGGGCTGATCGGCCCCAGCTCGCGCATCAGGCGGGTCACCAGGCCGCGCGCGGGCCGCCCGGTGTAGAGGTTGGTCAGCGCCGTCGGCCGCTCGCCGGGGTCGGCCAGCGCGGCGCGGTGCAGGGCGCTGGTGGTCGCCTCCGGGCAGAGCAGGTAGGCGGTGCCGACCTGCACGCCCACCGCGCCCAGCGCCCGGGCGGCCGCGACACCCGCCGCGTCGGCGATGCCGCCCGCGGCCACCACCGGCACACGCACCGCGCGCAGCACCTGGGGCAGCAGAGCGAAGCTGCCGAGCTGGGTGGCCAGGTCCTCACTGAGGAACATCCCTCGGTGCCCACCCGCTTCCAGGCCCTGGGCGATGACGATGTCCGCCCCGTGCGCTTCCAGCCAGCGCGCCTCGTCCACCGTGGTGGCCGAGGACAGCACCGTCGCCCCCCAGGCCTTCACCCGGGCGAGCAGGGCGGCGTCGGGCAGGCCGAAGTGGAAGCTC
The Sphaerotilus microaerophilus DNA segment above includes these coding regions:
- a CDS encoding NAD(P)H-dependent flavin oxidoreductase, coding for MTTLQQRLGIDLPIIQAPMAGVQGSALAVAVSEAGGLGSLPAAMLTPQALRDELAALTAGTQRPYNVNFFCHTPPAADAAREAAWRQALAPYFAEFGIDASAIPAGPGRRPFDAEAVELLEAFRPPVVSFHFGLPDAALLARVKAWGATVLSSATTVDEARWLEAHGADIVIAQGLEAGGHRGMFLSEDLATQLGSFALLPQVLRAVRVPVVAAGGIADAAGVAAARALGAVGVQVGTAYLLCPEATTSALHRAALADPGERPTALTNLYTGRPARGLVTRLMRELGPISPLAPAFPLATPAIAPLRAKAEAAGRSDFTPLWAGQNRRGCCELPAAALTRALASGWSGA